The Eubacterium maltosivorans genome includes the window TACCCTTTATCCGGTATTTCTCATAGCTTTCTCAAAATTCCCTACACCATAAACATCCCTGCAAACACCTGCTCCATGACAAAGCCGATAAACTGGTCGATGGTCATATCCCCCGGGTCGTTCAGCCATTTGGTAATGGCTGCCAGAAGGCCGGAAAGGTAAAATTCGGATAAAAGGGACTGCTCTTTCTCGGTCAGGTCTTTGGTGGAGATCAGGTAGCGGTTGAGCAAGGGCCAGATCATCTCCTTGAGGCGGGTGCCGAAGCTGGGATCGCCCCGGTCACTCAGCAGGACGGACATATAGGCCGAGTAGCGCTGAGTAAGCTCGACGATCAGCCCCATATGCCCCGCGAAATCCAGGCCTTCCTTCTGGGGCAGTGTATCGTGGATCAGCTGACGGATTGCCTCCAGCAGCTCCTCCTCGATCCTGGTAAAAAGGTCGTAGACATCTTTATAATAGAGATAGAAGGTACCCCTGTTATACCCAGCGGCATCGGTTATCTCTTTGATGGTTATCTTTTCGATGGGTTTTTCTTTGTAAAGATTCCAGAACGCTGTTCTGAGATTTGCTTTTGTCTGTTCTGTGACTTCAGGCTGTTTTCTCACAAGATCGCCTCCTCTTTTCCGTCATCATAGCACAACAACGTGTTGTATTCAACATTTCCCCTTGTTTTGTTCATTGATACTGTCTGTTTCAACCTCTATAATAAAGCTATAAACACCATGTTGTTCACAACGGAGGCAGACAACCATGAAAAACGCATTCCTTAAAGATATCTGGCGGACAATCCAGAGGAGCCGCAAACGTTTTTTTTCCATACTCATGATCACAGCACTTGGGGTCACCATGCTCACAGGGCTCAAGGCCGCCTGCGACGACCTGCGCTATTCGGCGGACCGTTTTTTTGATACCCAGAACCTTTACGACATTTCAGTCATGTCCACCCTGGGGCTGACCGATGAGGACGTGGCCGCGCTCTCGCAGCTGGAGGGCGTCGAGACTGCCGAGGGCGCCTACAGCGAGACGGTCTACACCCAGGTGGATGACAAGCGCCAGAACGCTGAAGTCAAGGTGCTGAGCGCCAAGGGCATGAACGAGCCCTATCTGCTGGAGGGTGTTCTTCCACAAAAGGCAGATGAGATCGCCGTGACTCAAAAATACATGAAAGAAACTGGTAAGACTCTAGGCGACACCCTCACCATTGAGGAGGACTTAGTGCCCGCTGAGCCAAAGGACAATGCCGGAGACACC containing:
- a CDS encoding TetR/AcrR family transcriptional regulator, which encodes MRKQPEVTEQTKANLRTAFWNLYKEKPIEKITIKEITDAAGYNRGTFYLYYKDVYDLFTRIEEELLEAIRQLIHDTLPQKEGLDFAGHMGLIVELTQRYSAYMSVLLSDRGDPSFGTRLKEMIWPLLNRYLISTKDLTEKEQSLLSEFYLSGLLAAITKWLNDPGDMTIDQFIGFVMEQVFAGMFMV